The Alphaproteobacteria bacterium genomic interval GCAAGAGAACCGCCCATTTTACCCATTGGGGTTCTATAGCCTTCTAAAACCGCAATACGCTCGCCTTTATTCATATAATTTAAATTTTTTTTATTTATTAAACTAGTTATAATTGTAACTTTTTTCTAATATTTTGGCAAGCTATCTTTACAACCTTATTGGTAAATCTTTTCTATTTGCTTGCTATAATTCTCCATAATTTTATAACGCCTCAACTTCATAGATGGGGTCATTTCACCGTTAGAGATTGTAGCCTCATTTTTTGCCAAAATAAATCTTTGAATTTTCTCCCAGTGATTAAAATTTTTGTTAACCTTATCTATTTCAGCAGAAAAATATTCATCTAAAGCTTTTAAATTTAACTTCTGCTCTTTTACTAATTTATAATCAGGAAAGATAATTGCAGAAACAAACTTTTTACCATCAGCTATAACCAAAGCATTATCGGCTAGGCTGATTTGCTTTAATTTATTTTCTAAAATAATAGTAGGTACATATTTTCCATTTGAAGTTTTTTGCAACTCTTTAATTCTACCTGTTATAAATAAAAAACCCTCATCATCTAAATGGCCCATATCACCAGTATAAAGCCACTTATTTTTAAGCACATCATCTGTTGCTTTACTATCATTGTAATAAGAATGCATTATATTTGGACCTTTAGCTAAAATTTCCCCTGACTCAGAAATTTTCACTTCAACGGATGGAAACACCTTACCAACTGACGCAAATTTATATGCATTTGGCGCATTTGCAGCAATGACTGGTGCGGCTTCTGTCAAACCATAACCCTCCATTATTGGTAGACCAACATTGGTAAAAAAACGATTAATATCAGTATCTAACGCAGCACCACCACTTATCATTAACCTAATATTACCACCCATAACTTTAAGTAACCTATTATAAATTAGCTTTTGAAAAAGCCTTTTCACTGGTATTTTGGGTGCAATATTAATAGCTATATTTTTAGCATACCACAAAGCTGGAACGGCTATAATCTTTTTTGCAAATGGTGCATCTGCAATTTTTAAGTTTATTTTACCATAAATTTTTTCAAGCAATCTTGGTACCGTAGTTAAAACTGTAGGCTTTACCTCTTGTAATAAATTTGCAACATTTAATACATCATCCGCAAAATAAATTGACAGATTTTTACTTAAATAAAAATACATGACCATGCGTTCAAAAATATGCGCAAGGGGAAGATAGCTTAACACCACGTCATCTTTAGTTAATGTAAAAGTCTTTGCGGTATCCTTAATTTGGCTAATTAAGTTTCTTTGCGTTAAGACAACACCTTTTGGTTTACCAGTGCTACCACTTGTGTAAATAATAGTTGCAATATCATCAGCTTTAATATGTTTAGCGAATTGGTTAAAATTTAACTCATAATGTTTTTCACTATTCATTAAATCACTAAGGTTTCTTGCCTTTTCTTGCCTTATTTTAAAGTCATGTGTGATTATACATTCAAAGTTTTTTACATGAGGTTTTAAAATTTGCCATTTATTACTACCTATAACAAAAGCGTATTTGGCCTGACAATCCTGCAGCTGATATTTTAAATTTTCATCCGCTATATTAGTAAACATGGGCACTGATATTGCCCCAACTAACTGGCAAGCTAAATCACAAACTAGCCAATATGGTGATGAATCGCTAAATATAGCAATTTTATCACCTTTTTTTACACCAAGCTTTTTAAGGTTTTTAGCTAAGATAAAGGTTTTTGTTAGAAATATTTTGGTAGAATGTGATACCCAATCACCGTTATTTAAAAAG includes:
- a CDS encoding long-chain fatty acid--CoA ligase, translating into MKLKFSELTTLADLLVYLSWQESNKNFTNFLNNGDWVSHSTKIFLTKTFILAKNLKKLGVKKGDKIAIFSDSSPYWLVCDLACQLVGAISVPMFTNIADENLKYQLQDCQAKYAFVIGSNKWQILKPHVKNFECIITHDFKIRQEKARNLSDLMNSEKHYELNFNQFAKHIKADDIATIIYTSGSTGKPKGVVLTQRNLISQIKDTAKTFTLTKDDVVLSYLPLAHIFERMVMYFYLSKNLSIYFADDVLNVANLLQEVKPTVLTTVPRLLEKIYGKINLKIADAPFAKKIIAVPALWYAKNIAINIAPKIPVKRLFQKLIYNRLLKVMGGNIRLMISGGAALDTDINRFFTNVGLPIMEGYGLTEAAPVIAANAPNAYKFASVGKVFPSVEVKISESGEILAKGPNIMHSYYNDSKATDDVLKNKWLYTGDMGHLDDEGFLFITGRIKELQKTSNGKYVPTIILENKLKQISLADNALVIADGKKFVSAIIFPDYKLVKEQKLNLKALDEYFSAEIDKVNKNFNHWEKIQRFILAKNEATISNGEMTPSMKLRRYKIMENYSKQIEKIYQ